One genomic segment of Arachis duranensis cultivar V14167 chromosome 4, aradu.V14167.gnm2.J7QH, whole genome shotgun sequence includes these proteins:
- the LOC107484167 gene encoding uncharacterized protein LOC107484167: MGFEKARAERKLQLQELESLHLEAYENSRLYKENVRAAHDKNIKRREFRSGELVLLYNSRLRLMLGKLRSRWEGPYRVEKVELYGVFHLRHPSSPKILKVNGHRLKLYHGEKMKDNKELEIFLLEDPPSADN; the protein is encoded by the coding sequence atgggatttgagaaagcCAGAGCTGAGAGGAAGTTACAATTACAGGAACTAGAGAGCCTTCATTTAGAAGCATATGAGAATTCCAGGCTATACAAGGAGAATGTGAGGGCTGCACATGACAAGAATATAAAGCGCAGAGAGTTCAGATCTGGTGAGTTAGTTCTCCTCTACaactccaggttgagactcatgCTAGGTAAGCTGAGATCCAGATGGGAAGGCCCCTATAGGGTGGAAAAGGTTGAACTATATGGCGTTTTTCACCTGCGCCATCCCTCAAGCCCCAAGATCCTCAAAGTTAATGGTCACCGCCTAAAGCTTTACcatggtgagaagatgaagGACAACAAGGAACTGGAGATCTTCCTCCTGGAAGATCCACCATCAGCAGACAACTGA